In one window of Leptospira sp. GIMC2001 DNA:
- a CDS encoding YiiX family permuted papain-like enzyme, translated as MKELFKINIIIVFIFFGTEMYSRSIDFSILREGDIIFHESISEQATAIKLATNSRYTHVGIIFKERNIMFVLEAIQPVKKTKLENFIKRGKNNHFVVKRLKDSVKIIDSNSISRMKEYGYKFIGKDYDYTFEWNDNRIYCTELVWKIYKNVLGVDVGELKTLESFDLSSDKVKKIMNKRYGKNIPLNEIVISPEDIFIADNLYTIISNN; from the coding sequence ATGAAAGAACTATTCAAAATTAATATAATAATTGTATTTATATTCTTTGGAACAGAAATGTATTCCAGATCTATTGATTTTAGTATCCTCAGAGAAGGAGATATAATTTTTCATGAGTCAATATCAGAACAAGCTACAGCTATAAAATTGGCTACAAATTCCAGATATACACATGTTGGTATTATATTTAAAGAAAGAAATATTATGTTTGTTTTAGAAGCAATTCAACCGGTCAAAAAAACAAAATTAGAGAATTTTATAAAGCGAGGGAAAAACAATCATTTTGTTGTAAAAAGATTGAAAGATTCCGTTAAAATTATAGACTCGAATTCAATATCTAGAATGAAGGAATACGGATATAAATTTATTGGAAAAGATTATGATTATACATTTGAGTGGAATGATAACCGAATATATTGTACTGAATTGGTTTGGAAAATATATAAAAACGTTTTAGGAGTTGATGTAGGCGAACTAAAAACTCTAGAAAGCTTCGATTTGTCATCGGATAAAGTTAAAAAAATCATGAATAAGAGATATGGTAAAAATATTCCTTTAAATGAAATAGTGATATCCCCAGAAGATATTTTTATTGCTGATAACTTATATACGATCATTTCAAATAATTAA
- a CDS encoding HEPN/Toprim-associated domain-containing protein yields MGTSIELCIGNVSLSYSKNFMGEDYGYLFQEDDLFRRKSDSIDYDYYDEHPEEKEELIEAEELYVRSLSRIIPRLEILGFTLEAARAEYQAIVDEAVEMSSYSELEETGNEYLTFEEFCSLACRYPLDDLKSGYIEYDTPDRDRISQGRFAADSDTFKRIPRIGYNDSYWSETSFLSERVCILSAESMLQIFALNKANEEIEVSWNFGPIVHAGWVEREAFQPRAQQRQKVLIATEGASDARILRRSLDVLRPDIADFFNFVDVDERHHFWGTGNLVKFAEGLLRIEVLNKVLFVFDNDAEGIDAFRRLENLKLPRNMRTMLLPDLMEFKTFATRGPEGVNLSDINGRAAAIECYLDLSLDQYPAPQVTWSNFKKDINTWHGVLDFKESYSKHFYDQSENTLRNGSYDISKLTKLLDALIQNAGMVYPVI; encoded by the coding sequence ATGGGAACTTCCATTGAACTTTGCATCGGCAACGTATCCCTTTCTTACTCCAAAAACTTCATGGGAGAAGATTACGGATATTTATTTCAAGAGGATGACTTATTTCGTCGCAAGTCAGACTCAATAGATTACGATTATTACGATGAGCATCCGGAAGAAAAAGAGGAGCTTATTGAAGCTGAAGAACTTTATGTAAGGTCACTCTCTCGAATTATACCTCGTCTTGAGATACTCGGTTTCACACTTGAAGCTGCACGAGCGGAATACCAAGCAATAGTCGATGAAGCGGTTGAAATGTCGAGCTATAGTGAGTTAGAAGAGACAGGAAATGAATATCTCACGTTTGAAGAATTCTGCAGTTTGGCTTGTCGCTATCCGCTGGATGATTTGAAAAGTGGCTATATCGAATATGATACGCCAGACCGAGACAGAATTTCTCAGGGCCGTTTTGCCGCTGATTCTGACACTTTTAAGAGAATTCCAAGGATCGGATATAATGATTCTTATTGGTCAGAAACTAGTTTCCTATCAGAACGAGTATGCATTCTGAGTGCGGAATCTATGCTTCAGATTTTTGCACTGAACAAGGCTAATGAAGAAATTGAGGTTTCTTGGAATTTTGGCCCAATTGTACATGCAGGTTGGGTGGAACGTGAAGCATTCCAGCCAAGAGCGCAGCAAAGACAAAAAGTGTTGATAGCAACCGAAGGAGCATCCGACGCACGCATCCTTCGGCGGTCGCTCGACGTCCTACGTCCGGATATAGCAGATTTTTTTAATTTTGTGGATGTAGACGAACGCCATCATTTCTGGGGAACTGGCAATCTAGTTAAATTCGCAGAGGGGCTTTTGCGAATTGAGGTTCTCAATAAGGTCTTATTCGTTTTTGACAACGATGCTGAGGGTATAGACGCTTTTCGAAGGCTTGAAAATTTGAAACTACCAAGGAATATGCGAACAATGCTCTTGCCTGATCTAATGGAATTTAAGACTTTTGCAACACGCGGCCCCGAGGGTGTAAACTTATCTGATATAAATGGACGAGCCGCCGCGATTGAATGCTATCTTGACCTTAGTTTAGATCAATATCCCGCCCCTCAGGTCACATGGAGCAACTTTAAAAAAGACATCAATACTTGGCATGGTGTGTTAGATTTCAAAGAATCATATTCAAAACATTTTTACGATCAGTCAGAAAATACACTGCGAAACGGTAGCTATGATATCTCTAAGCTTACGAAATTACTTGATGCGCTTATCCAAAATGCCGGAATGGTATACCCGGTTATTTAA
- a CDS encoding PIN domain-containing protein produces MNRVLVDSSVWIDYFRGRNSHVEKIIDQLIELDIIFTNDLILAELFPLIIFNKLTKLKNCLEIVPKFQLNIQWDQIINYQILNIKSGINKVGIPDLIIAQNAIQNNSILFSLDRHFELMSKNLNLKLYS; encoded by the coding sequence ATGAATCGTGTTCTAGTAGATTCTTCGGTTTGGATCGATTATTTTCGAGGTCGAAATTCTCATGTGGAAAAGATCATTGACCAATTAATTGAACTAGACATTATTTTTACGAATGATCTAATTCTGGCAGAGTTGTTTCCTCTTATCATTTTTAATAAACTTACAAAATTAAAGAACTGTTTGGAGATAGTTCCAAAATTTCAATTGAATATACAGTGGGATCAAATTATTAATTACCAAATTTTGAACATTAAAAGCGGAATTAACAAAGTTGGAATTCCAGATCTTATTATCGCACAGAATGCAATTCAAAATAATTCAATCCTGTTTTCTTTAGATAGGCATTTTGAATTAATGAGTAAGAATTTGAATCTTAAACTATATTCTTAA
- a CDS encoding type II toxin-antitoxin system VapB family antitoxin, whose translation MRTTIDIPEDLLLEAMKLTHLKTKTDVVKEGLVSLIRKEKLKGLKKFKGSISLDINLDELRNR comes from the coding sequence ATGAGAACAACGATTGATATTCCTGAAGATTTGTTATTAGAGGCGATGAAACTTACTCATCTAAAAACTAAGACGGATGTTGTAAAAGAAGGTCTGGTAAGTTTAATTAGAAAAGAAAAATTAAAAGGACTTAAGAAATTTAAAGGATCAATTTCCTTGGATATTAACCTTGATGAATTGCGAAATCGATGA
- a CDS encoding ion transporter: MLNYVKIMILDYTSKQGKYFSFFIYGIILFSILIFTIETLPNLDEKTINTLEFLEVIITILFTIEYALRLIFSRSSVRYIFSIYGLIDLIAILPFYLSLGINLSSLRILRLFRLFRILKLIRYNEAIINLKRSIISIKEELVIISMVSAVVIYLSSVGIYYFENEAQPEVFASVFHSLWWSMATLTTVGYGDIYPITAGGKIFTSFVIIIGIGIVAVPAGLFASALIKSRKDKN; the protein is encoded by the coding sequence ATGTTAAATTATGTAAAAATAATGATTTTGGACTACACATCCAAGCAGGGAAAATATTTTTCTTTTTTTATTTATGGAATAATATTGTTTTCTATTTTAATTTTTACAATAGAAACTTTACCAAATTTGGATGAAAAAACAATTAATACTTTAGAGTTTTTAGAAGTAATAATAACAATACTTTTTACAATTGAATATGCGTTGAGATTAATATTTTCGAGAAGTTCCGTCAGATACATTTTTTCTATTTATGGGTTAATCGACTTAATCGCAATTTTACCATTTTATTTATCACTTGGAATAAATTTAAGTTCTCTAAGAATTCTTAGATTGTTTAGACTGTTTAGAATTCTAAAATTAATACGATACAATGAAGCGATAATCAATTTAAAAAGGTCAATTATATCAATCAAAGAAGAATTAGTCATTATTAGCATGGTTTCAGCTGTCGTCATTTATTTGTCTTCTGTTGGAATCTATTATTTTGAAAATGAAGCGCAGCCAGAAGTGTTTGCTTCAGTTTTTCACAGTCTTTGGTGGTCCATGGCTACTCTTACTACTGTAGGATATGGAGATATTTATCCTATTACAGCAGGAGGAAAAATATTTACTTCTTTTGTTATTATTATTGGAATAGGAATCGTTGCAGTTCCTGCTGGATTATTTGCCTCAGCCTTAATAAAATCAAGAAAAGATAAAAATTGA
- a CDS encoding type II toxin-antitoxin system VapC family toxin, with translation MNYLIDTHCILWSISNPEKLSKNVQRILENPNNGIFVTSLSLWEIALKIRLKKLTISGFKSEEIPKLLNQMSIEIIDLSSEEAINFSMFDLIGHKDPFDLFLVYLAIKRNFILISKDAIISKLKIKGLRTTW, from the coding sequence TTGAATTATTTAATTGATACTCATTGTATTCTTTGGAGCATTTCAAATCCTGAAAAGCTTAGTAAGAATGTTCAAAGAATTTTAGAAAATCCAAACAATGGTATATTTGTAACAAGTCTTTCTTTATGGGAAATTGCCCTAAAAATTCGGCTGAAAAAATTGACAATTTCAGGATTCAAATCAGAAGAAATTCCAAAACTTTTAAATCAAATGAGCATTGAAATAATAGATTTATCCAGCGAAGAAGCAATAAATTTTTCAATGTTTGATTTAATTGGACATAAAGACCCATTTGATTTATTTTTAGTTTACCTTGCGATTAAAAGAAATTTTATTTTGATTTCTAAAGATGCAATTATTTCTAAATTAAAGATTAAAGGACTTAGAACGACCTGGTAA
- a CDS encoding type II toxin-antitoxin system Phd/YefM family antitoxin: MKAFPIGELKSNFSSILELVKNGEEVKILFGKNKKPVAKIVPLKEIKGGKRAIGILKGKSKVAFSNNFKMTEEELLNLN; encoded by the coding sequence ATGAAGGCTTTTCCAATTGGTGAATTAAAGAGTAATTTTTCTAGTATACTTGAATTAGTTAAGAATGGGGAAGAGGTAAAAATACTATTCGGTAAAAATAAAAAGCCAGTAGCTAAGATTGTGCCTTTGAAAGAGATTAAAGGAGGAAAAAGAGCAATAGGCATTCTTAAAGGAAAGTCGAAAGTCGCTTTCTCAAATAACTTCAAGATGACTGAAGAAGAATTATTGAATTTAAATTGA
- a CDS encoding Kiwa anti-phage protein KwaB-like domain-containing protein: MNKNIYQFYAIIDDLGKKEIKHIVLTSQLQIELGNIFDRQIEKFLDVEDTFKYDGRYNTESNESLYINPFDLPLNIKSLRNGQVNVSDLIKSDLIDCKIKSIFGLKIENIGKVVIGFQSLTGNNLIKTNKFNLFFSQNTFIKYDDPGIIINESVVAVFKDNYLFFKSFSLARRVLDLTNYLKSASDIEIDEFIKENPVVLEDKLKFDSNKDEWIRKKIFLIQQDKVLKNFQIKDFKKAAKIIKLNMNTAIVDGKEKIVLPSDKKNLKLTLNLFDDDILDSIVTHKRYISNSKRIYN, from the coding sequence ATGAATAAAAACATATACCAATTTTATGCAATAATAGATGATTTAGGTAAAAAAGAAATTAAACATATAGTATTAACTTCACAATTACAAATTGAATTAGGAAATATTTTTGATAGACAAATTGAAAAATTTTTAGACGTAGAAGATACTTTTAAATACGATGGGAGATATAATACAGAAAGCAATGAATCTTTGTATATCAATCCTTTTGATTTACCTTTAAATATAAAAAGTTTACGCAATGGACAAGTTAATGTATCTGATTTAATAAAAAGTGATTTAATAGATTGTAAAATTAAAAGTATTTTTGGTTTAAAAATCGAAAATATTGGAAAAGTAGTAATAGGATTCCAAAGCTTAACTGGAAATAATTTAATAAAAACTAATAAATTTAATTTATTTTTTTCTCAAAATACTTTTATTAAGTATGACGATCCCGGTATAATTATAAATGAAAGCGTTGTTGCTGTTTTTAAAGATAATTATTTATTTTTTAAGTCATTTTCACTTGCAAGAAGAGTATTAGATTTGACCAATTATTTAAAATCTGCTTCTGATATTGAAATTGATGAATTTATAAAAGAAAATCCTGTTGTTTTAGAAGATAAACTAAAATTTGATAGCAATAAAGATGAATGGATAAGGAAGAAGATATTTTTAATTCAGCAAGATAAAGTATTAAAAAATTTTCAAATAAAAGATTTCAAAAAAGCAGCTAAGATTATAAAACTTAATATGAATACTGCAATAGTAGATGGTAAAGAGAAAATAGTTTTACCATCCGATAAGAAAAATTTAAAGTTAACATTGAATTTATTTGATGATGATATATTGGATTCTATTGTTACTCATAAAAGATATATAAGTAATTCCAAACGAATTTATAATTAA